In Camarhynchus parvulus chromosome 28, STF_HiC, whole genome shotgun sequence, the following proteins share a genomic window:
- the ANGPTL4 gene encoding LOW QUALITY PROTEIN: angiopoietin-related protein 4 (The sequence of the model RefSeq protein was modified relative to this genomic sequence to represent the inferred CDS: inserted 1 base in 1 codon), whose product MQLGGAALLLCAAGLAAXPAPAPGAGPERRAAAGAGRERRVQFASWDEVNVLAHGLLQLGHGLKEHVERTKGQLRELGGRLSAHNSSLGRLLRQAREAQERGERLRGSVRELEGRGRQLLNLSEALRQRLEEVAADKDAIQGRLERLEGRVRLALQARPAGNQSARDLGALQSLMDAQNLRIEELLQKIKQQQYKLDKQNLQIKSLQSKVNLLIPLHHNKTQPPKWKINLKSLNLTNQSQNGSGEPVQTQKLPEGCHQLFLAGQRSSGIFQVQPTGSQPFKVYCDMSAEGGWTVIQRRMDGSVDFDQLWDAYKNGFGDLHGDFWLGLEKIHHLVQEGKYNLLIELEDWEGNSQVVQFVFSLGGESTAYTLNLLGPLSGELENAIGEFRQLPFSTRDRDHDLKADTNCAKHLSGGWWFSTCGHANLNGKYFRSIPRQRHERKQGIFWKTWKGRYYPLKSTIMKIQPAALEAEP is encoded by the exons ATGCAGCTCGGCGGCGCGGCGCTGCTGCTGTGCGCGGCGGGGctggccg gccccgcgcccgcaCCGGGAGCCGGGCCCgagcggcgggcggcggcgggagccgggcgggagcggcgggtGCAGTTCGCCTCCTGGGACGAGGTGAACGTGCTGGCCCacgggctgctgcagctggggcacgGCCTGAAGGAGCACGTGGAGCGCACCAAGGGCCAGCTGCGGGAGCTGGGCGGGCGGCTGAGCGCCCACAACAGCTCCCTGGGGCGGCTGCTGCGGCAGGCACGGGAGGCGCAGGAGCGCGGCGAGCGGCTGCGGGGCAGCGTGCGGGAGCTGGAGGGCCGCGGCCGGCAGCTGCTCAACCTCTCCGAGGCGCTGCGGCAGCGGCTGGAGGAGGTGGCGGCTGACAAGGACGCGATCCAGGGCCGGCTGGAGCGGCTGGAGGGCCGGGTCCGCCTGGCGCTGCAGGCGCGGCCGGCCGGGAACCAGAGCGCTCGGGACCTGGGGGCGCTGCAG TCCCTGATGGATGCTCAGAACCTGCGGATCGAGGAGCTTCTGCAGAAAATCAAGCAGCAGCAGTACAAGCTGGACAAGCAGAACCTGCAGATTAAAAGCCTGCAGAGCAAG GTCAATCTACTAATTCCCCTACaccacaacaaaacacagcctCCAAAGTGGAAGATAAACCTGAAGAGCCTCAACCTCACCAACCAGAGTCAGAATGGCAGTGGGGAGCCTGTGCAGACACAGA agctcccagaggGTTGCCACCAGCTCTTCCTGGCTGGGCAGCGGAGCAGTGGCATTTTCCAGGTACAGCCCACAGGATCCCAGCCCTTCAAAGTCTACTGCGACATGAGCGCAG AGGGTGGCTGGACAGTGATCCAGAGGCGCATGGATGGCTCTGTGGACTTTGACCAGCTGTGGGATGCCTACAAGAATGGCTTTGGAGACCTTCATG GTGACTTCTGGCTGGGCCTGGAGAAGATACATCACCTTGTCCAAGAGGGAAAATACAATCTCCTGATTGAGCTGGAAGACTGGGAGGGGAATTCCCAAGTGGTTCAGTTTGTCTTCAGTCTTGGTGGTGAAAGCACAGCCTACACACTCAACCTGCTGGGGCCTCTGTCTGGAGAGCTGGAAAACGCCATTGGGGAATTCAGGCAGCTGCCCTTTTCCACTCGGGATCGTGACCATGACCTTAAAGCTGACACAAACTGTGCCAAACACCTCTCAG GTGGCTGGTGGTTCAGCACCTGTGGCCATGCCAACCTCAATGGGAAGTACTTCCGCTCCATCCCACGGCAGAGGCATGAGCGCAAGCAGGGCATCTTCTGGAAGACATGGAAGGGCAGATACTACCCCCTGAAGTCAACCATCATGAAAATCCAACCTGCAGCACTGGAAGCAGAGCCCTAA